The following are encoded in a window of uncultured Ilyobacter sp. genomic DNA:
- a CDS encoding 2-oxoacid:acceptor oxidoreductase family protein, with protein MTKEIRLSGSGGQGLILAGIILAEAALKQGKVAVQSQSYGPEARGGASKSEVIISDTEILYPKVNKADIFLSLTQKSFDSYGNGNKENCSIVIDSSVKVPEGLNVIQLPILETAKEKVGNVIVANIVSLGAIQAATNIVDRDILEETILGRVPAHVKELNKRAFQAGIDLVKNF; from the coding sequence ATGACAAAGGAAATCAGATTAAGCGGTTCAGGTGGACAGGGTCTTATTTTGGCAGGAATCATCCTTGCAGAAGCTGCTTTAAAACAAGGCAAAGTAGCTGTGCAGTCACAATCTTACGGCCCTGAGGCAAGAGGTGGAGCCAGTAAGTCTGAGGTAATCATAAGCGATACTGAGATTCTTTACCCTAAAGTAAATAAAGCCGATATATTCCTTTCTCTGACTCAAAAATCTTTTGATTCATATGGAAATGGAAACAAAGAAAACTGCAGTATTGTAATAGATTCAAGTGTTAAGGTTCCTGAAGGGCTAAATGTAATCCAGCTTCCGATACTTGAAACAGCCAAAGAAAAAGTAGGAAACGTAATAGTTGCAAACATTGTATCTCTCGGAGCCATCCAGGCTGCTACAAATATTGTAGACAGGGATATTTTAGAAGAAACTATTCTAGGAAGAGTTCCTGCCCATGTGAAAGAGCTAAACAAAAGAGCATTCCAAGCTGGTATTGATTTAGTTAAAAATTTTTAG
- a CDS encoding 2-oxoacid:ferredoxin oxidoreductase subunit beta: MDTCKKESYYREDKLPHIWCPGCAHGIVMHALVNAIENIGLNKDDVCVVSGIGCSSRAPGYLDFNTLHTTHGRALAFATGIKMAKPGMKVIALGGDGDFTAIGGNHLIHAARRNIDIAAIIFNNNIYGMTGGQFSPTTPVGDYATTTPTGNIDPNFDIVKLVEGAGATYVARGTAYHFDALVKLFENAINHKGFSMVEAVSTCPTSYGRKNKGFKGNPAAMLKYMRDNTVPVTAVAKLPKEKVEGKIITGEFKNEQKPEYTEQYKKIIDKVKGV, encoded by the coding sequence ATGGATACTTGTAAAAAAGAAAGCTACTACAGAGAAGACAAATTACCTCATATCTGGTGCCCTGGGTGTGCACACGGTATAGTAATGCATGCGCTGGTTAATGCCATAGAAAATATAGGTCTTAACAAAGACGATGTATGTGTTGTATCTGGTATAGGATGTTCATCTAGAGCTCCTGGATATTTAGACTTCAACACTTTACATACTACTCACGGAAGAGCCCTTGCCTTTGCAACAGGTATAAAAATGGCAAAACCTGGAATGAAAGTAATCGCACTAGGTGGAGATGGTGACTTTACTGCAATCGGAGGTAACCACCTTATCCATGCTGCTAGAAGAAACATTGATATCGCCGCTATCATTTTCAATAACAATATCTATGGAATGACAGGAGGACAGTTCTCACCTACTACTCCAGTAGGTGATTACGCAACAACTACTCCTACTGGAAACATCGATCCAAACTTTGATATTGTTAAACTTGTAGAAGGTGCAGGAGCGACTTATGTGGCTAGAGGCACTGCTTATCATTTCGATGCTCTTGTAAAATTATTTGAAAATGCCATCAACCACAAAGGATTCTCTATGGTCGAGGCTGTAAGTACTTGTCCTACAAGCTATGGAAGAAAAAACAAAGGATTCAAGGGAAATCCTGCAGCTATGCTAAAGTATATGAGAGATAACACTGTACCTGTAACTGCTGTTGCAAAACTTCCAAAGGAAAAAGTAGAAGGAAAGATTATAACTGGAGAATTCAAGAATGAGCAAAAGCCTGAATATACAGAACAATATAAAAAAATCATAGATAAAGTAAAAGGGGTGTAA
- a CDS encoding 2-oxoacid:acceptor oxidoreductase subunit alpha, with protein sequence MSQIKFMQGNEACVEGAIAAGMKFFAGYPITPSTEVMEKSAEMLPKVEGKFIQMEDEIAGIAAAIGGSIAGSKSMTATSGPGFSLKMENLGYAVIAEIPLVVVNVQRSGPSTGLPTSPSQGDMMQAKWGTHGDHPVIALSPSTVQECYTLTARAFNLAEKYRMPVLFMLDEVVGHMREKVVLDPTLIEEIVDRARPAKDDASYLPYGVTGDELVPKMAAFGEGHRYHITGLVHDETGFPTNSTKVADKLMTRLMDKVEKNKDDIIQYEEYMMEDAEYVIFSYGSTARSSKQAVMDLREKGVKAGLFRAITIWPFPEERIRELSEKSKGILVAEMNLGQMVLEVERISNGKCPVKLMGKGNGEFISPAEIVEKFGEVM encoded by the coding sequence ATGAGCCAAATTAAATTTATGCAAGGTAATGAAGCGTGTGTTGAGGGTGCCATCGCTGCTGGAATGAAATTTTTTGCGGGATATCCTATCACACCCTCTACTGAAGTTATGGAAAAATCTGCTGAAATGCTCCCTAAAGTTGAAGGTAAATTTATTCAGATGGAAGATGAGATCGCCGGTATAGCTGCTGCTATCGGAGGATCAATTGCAGGTTCAAAATCTATGACTGCAACAAGCGGACCTGGATTCTCTCTCAAAATGGAGAACTTAGGTTATGCAGTTATAGCTGAGATTCCTTTAGTAGTAGTAAATGTACAGAGAAGCGGACCTAGTACAGGACTTCCTACATCTCCATCTCAAGGAGATATGATGCAGGCTAAGTGGGGAACTCACGGAGATCATCCTGTAATTGCTCTTTCCCCCTCTACTGTACAAGAATGTTATACACTTACAGCAAGAGCTTTTAACCTAGCTGAAAAATACAGAATGCCTGTTCTCTTCATGCTAGATGAAGTAGTTGGACACATGAGAGAAAAGGTAGTTCTAGACCCAACTCTTATAGAAGAAATAGTCGACAGAGCAAGACCTGCAAAAGACGACGCCTCTTACCTTCCTTACGGAGTAACAGGCGATGAGCTTGTTCCTAAGATGGCAGCCTTTGGAGAAGGTCACAGATACCATATTACAGGTCTTGTACATGATGAGACAGGTTTCCCTACAAACAGTACAAAGGTTGCTGATAAGCTGATGACCAGGCTTATGGATAAAGTTGAAAAAAATAAAGATGATATTATACAGTATGAAGAATATATGATGGAAGATGCAGAATACGTTATCTTCTCTTACGGAAGTACAGCTAGGTCTTCAAAGCAAGCGGTTATGGACTTAAGAGAGAAGGGTGTCAAAGCTGGACTATTTAGAGCTATCACAATCTGGCCTTTCCCTGAAGAGAGAATCAGAGAATTATCCGAAAAATCTAAGGGAATTCTTGTGGCTGAGATGAATCTTGGACAGATGGTTCTTGAGGTGGAGCGTATTTCCAACGGAAAATGTCCTGTAAAACTAATGGGTAAAGGCAACGGGGAGTTCATAAGCCCTGCGGAAATAGTAGAAAAATTTGGGGAGGTAATGTAA
- a CDS encoding 4Fe-4S binding protein has product MEEKVLFVKKLWCKGCGICVEFCPKDVLDMKEGKVNVKNIEACIKCNMCGKLCPDYAIGIRRNG; this is encoded by the coding sequence ATGGAAGAAAAAGTACTTTTTGTTAAAAAATTGTGGTGTAAAGGATGCGGAATATGTGTTGAATTCTGTCCAAAGGATGTTTTGGATATGAAAGAGGGAAAAGTCAATGTAAAAAATATTGAGGCATGTATAAAGTGTAATATGTGTGGAAAACTATGTCCCGATTATGCTATTGGTATTAGGAGGAATGGGTAA
- a CDS encoding XdhC/CoxI family protein — translation MEVRLMTEISKRIEKGEKVALVTLIDVDGSSPGKAGSLMGVFEDGSIEGTVGGGNLEYKIINSALEAIEEGKNRKFDFELVEDGELHMRCGGRVKGYVKVFEKRKKLIIIGGGHLGSELYKLGKFLNMYTVIIDDREEFANKKRFPQADELIWGDIGRVLEEYDLDDGSYVVIVTRGHACDKEALRAVLEKAPAYIGMIGSRRKITDTYKDLISEGVSSKKLEKVYSPVGLDISSGQPNEIALGIMAEILKIKNQASGRHMSEVKAVKIWGENL, via the coding sequence ATGGAAGTTAGATTAATGACGGAGATTTCAAAGAGAATAGAAAAAGGGGAAAAAGTAGCCCTTGTAACCCTCATAGATGTAGACGGGTCTAGTCCCGGTAAGGCAGGTTCTCTCATGGGAGTATTTGAAGATGGGAGTATAGAGGGAACTGTCGGTGGAGGAAATTTGGAGTATAAGATAATAAATTCTGCATTAGAAGCTATAGAGGAAGGCAAAAATAGAAAATTTGATTTTGAACTAGTGGAAGATGGAGAACTCCATATGAGGTGCGGTGGTAGAGTAAAAGGATATGTAAAAGTATTTGAAAAAAGAAAAAAACTGATAATAATTGGCGGTGGACATCTGGGAAGTGAGCTGTATAAATTGGGAAAATTTCTAAACATGTACACTGTAATAATAGATGATAGAGAAGAATTTGCGAATAAAAAAAGGTTTCCCCAAGCAGATGAGCTTATTTGGGGCGACATAGGTAGAGTTTTGGAAGAATATGATCTTGATGATGGTTCTTATGTTGTAATAGTAACAAGGGGACATGCATGTGATAAAGAGGCCCTCAGAGCTGTGTTGGAAAAAGCTCCTGCATATATAGGGATGATAGGTAGCCGGAGGAAAATAACCGATACATACAAAGATCTAATAAGCGAAGGGGTCAGCAGTAAGAAACTTGAAAAGGTATATTCTCCAGTGGGGCTTGACATATCAAGTGGACAGCCTAATGAAATAGCGCTAGGGATAATGGCTGAAATATTGAAGATAAAAAATCAAGCAAGTGGCAGACACATGTCTGAGGTAAAAGCAGTAAAAATATGGGGAGAGAACTTGTGA
- a CDS encoding molybdopterin-binding protein has product MKKIKTINSVGHIISHDITEIVPGKFKGRAFKKGHIIKKEDIDKLLNLGKEHIYIFELGKDELHENDAALILGEIGCGKNVSLSEEVKEGKVNFYASKDGLLKVNKEKLFELNMLGEISFATLPENIPVKKGDLIGGARVIPLVIDKKKMEMARELSMDKIINIKEFRKMKTGIITTGSEVYNNRIADKFGPIVREKIKEYNCEIISQIIVPDDSEKIKEAIEAHIKNGAEMVICTGGMSVDPDDLTPSSIIAVGGELVSYGSPVLPGSMFLLSYLKDTVIMGLPGCVMYSKKTVFDLILPRIIAGERLNKEDIMRYGHGGLCQNCSECRYPNCSFGK; this is encoded by the coding sequence GTGAAAAAGATAAAGACTATAAATTCCGTGGGGCATATTATTTCCCACGATATAACTGAGATAGTTCCAGGTAAGTTTAAGGGAAGAGCCTTTAAAAAAGGTCATATAATAAAGAAAGAAGACATAGATAAACTCCTAAATTTGGGTAAAGAGCATATATATATATTTGAATTGGGGAAAGATGAACTTCATGAAAATGACGCTGCACTAATTTTGGGTGAGATCGGTTGTGGGAAAAATGTATCTTTGAGTGAAGAGGTAAAAGAGGGAAAGGTAAATTTTTATGCTTCAAAAGATGGACTTCTAAAAGTTAACAAAGAGAAACTTTTTGAACTCAATATGCTAGGAGAGATATCTTTTGCAACTTTACCTGAGAATATTCCAGTAAAAAAAGGCGATCTGATAGGTGGTGCCAGAGTTATTCCCCTCGTTATCGATAAGAAAAAAATGGAGATGGCCAGAGAGTTATCTATGGATAAAATAATAAATATAAAAGAGTTTCGAAAGATGAAAACAGGGATAATAACCACCGGAAGTGAAGTTTATAATAACAGGATAGCAGATAAGTTTGGACCGATAGTCAGAGAAAAAATAAAAGAGTATAATTGTGAAATAATATCTCAGATAATAGTTCCAGACGACAGCGAGAAAATAAAAGAGGCTATAGAGGCCCACATAAAAAACGGGGCGGAGATGGTTATCTGTACAGGTGGAATGTCTGTAGATCCTGATGATCTTACTCCTAGTTCAATAATAGCAGTGGGAGGGGAGCTTGTAAGCTATGGGTCCCCTGTGCTTCCAGGATCCATGTTTCTTTTGTCTTATCTGAAAGATACAGTTATAATGGGTCTCCCAGGGTGTGTGATGTATAGTAAAAAAACAGTGTTTGACTTGATTCTGCCTAGAATTATTGCAGGGGAAAGGCTCAATAAGGAAGATATAATGAGATACGGCCACGGAGGTCTCTGCCAGAACTGTAGTGAGTGCAGATACCCAAACTGTTCCTTCGGAAAATAA
- a CDS encoding FAD binding domain-containing protein has translation MFTFSKYLLASSLEEAYEILIKNRNNAILGGTAYIKMGNRHLATAIDLSALELSFIRENEGNIEIGAMTTFRDIETSDILKKKFGGIVSRSVEDIVGVQLRSVVTAGATVFSKYGFSDFIPALLALNTSVVLFNAGEMPLEEFLESDIKQDILVKILIKNSSGKGSFQTIRKSKSDYAILNVVAADTDEGLRIAVGARPGRAVLAVKAMEKIKTEGLTKENIKAVSETASEELTFGDNMRATGKYRKAICTVMLKRALTEVMG, from the coding sequence TTGTTTACTTTTTCAAAATATCTTTTGGCTTCATCTTTGGAAGAAGCTTATGAGATACTTATAAAAAATAGGAACAATGCAATACTAGGAGGTACCGCTTATATAAAGATGGGAAACAGACATTTGGCCACCGCCATTGATCTGTCAGCCTTAGAGCTGTCTTTTATAAGGGAGAATGAGGGGAACATTGAAATAGGAGCAATGACTACATTCAGAGATATTGAAACCAGCGATATTTTGAAAAAAAAGTTTGGAGGGATAGTCTCCCGTTCTGTTGAGGATATAGTCGGTGTCCAGCTTCGTAGCGTGGTAACAGCAGGAGCTACAGTTTTTTCTAAATATGGGTTTTCTGACTTTATACCTGCACTTTTGGCTCTTAATACCTCTGTAGTTCTTTTTAATGCAGGGGAGATGCCCCTTGAGGAATTTTTGGAATCAGATATTAAGCAGGATATCCTGGTGAAAATTCTGATAAAAAATAGCTCTGGAAAGGGAAGTTTTCAGACAATAAGAAAGAGTAAGAGCGACTATGCAATACTGAACGTTGTGGCAGCTGATACAGATGAGGGTCTGAGAATAGCAGTAGGAGCAAGACCAGGAAGGGCTGTCTTGGCCGTAAAAGCGATGGAAAAAATAAAAACTGAGGGGCTGACGAAAGAGAATATTAAAGCTGTCTCTGAAACAGCTTCAGAAGAGTTGACCTTTGGAGATAATATGAGGGCCACTGGGAAATACAGAAAGGCTATTTGCACGGTAATGCTAAAGAGAGCTCTGACGGAGGTAATGGGATGA
- a CDS encoding 2Fe-2S iron-sulfur cluster-binding protein yields the protein MNVEVFVNGRKINFNIECDEYLVDTLRRYGFLSVKKGCDTGSCGLCTVWVEDKPVLSCSTLSVRAAGKKITTIEALQKDALEFAEFMAGEGAEQCGFCAPGFTMTVLAMKKELKNPTEKEIVHYLNGNLCRCTGYVSQLRAIKKYMGVEN from the coding sequence ATGAATGTAGAGGTATTTGTAAACGGAAGGAAAATTAATTTTAATATAGAGTGCGACGAATATCTGGTAGATACCCTGAGAAGATATGGATTTCTCAGTGTGAAAAAAGGTTGTGACACAGGGTCTTGCGGACTGTGCACAGTGTGGGTGGAGGATAAACCTGTACTCTCCTGCTCAACTCTAAGTGTAAGGGCAGCAGGTAAAAAAATAACGACTATAGAGGCCCTTCAGAAGGATGCACTGGAATTTGCAGAATTTATGGCTGGAGAGGGAGCCGAGCAGTGCGGGTTTTGTGCCCCTGGGTTTACAATGACAGTTCTTGCTATGAAAAAGGAACTAAAAAATCCAACTGAGAAGGAGATAGTTCACTATCTGAATGGAAACCTATGCCGGTGTACAGGTTATGTCTCTCAGCTGAGAGCTATCAAAAAGTATATGGGGGTAGAGAACTAG